In Marmota flaviventris isolate mMarFla1 chromosome 17, mMarFla1.hap1, whole genome shotgun sequence, a single genomic region encodes these proteins:
- the Syngr2 gene encoding synaptogyrin-2 isoform X1, with translation MESGAYGAAKAGGSFDLRRFLAQPQVVVRALSMVFALIVFSCIFGEGYSNTPESPQLYCVFNHNEDACRYGCAVGVLAFLASAFFFVVDVYFPQISNATDRKYLVIGDLLFSALWTFLWFVGFCFLTNQWAATKPEDVLVGADSARAAITFSFFSIFSWGALASLAYQRYKAGVDAFIQNYVDPTPDPNTAYASYPSASVDNYQQPPFTQSAETTEGYQPPAVY, from the exons atGGAGAGCGGGGCCTACGGCGCGGCCAAGGCGGGGGGCTCCTTCGACCTGCGGCGCTTCCTGGCGCAGCCGCAGGTGGTGGTGCGCGCCCTGAGCATG GTCTTCGCCTTGATCGTGTTCTCCTGCATCTTCGGCGAGGGCTACAGCAACACCCCCGAGTCCCCCCAGCTGTACTGTGTGTTCAATCACAACGAGGACGCCTGCCGCTACGGCTGCGCCGTCGGTGTGCTGGCCTTCCTGGCCTCCGCCTTCTTCTTCGTGGTTGATGTCTATTTTCCCCAGATCAGCAACGCCACTGACCGCAAGTACCTGGTCATTGGCGACCTGCTCTTCTCAG CTCTCTGGACCTTCCTGTGGTTTGTTggtttctgcttcctgaccaacCAGTGGGCAGCCACCAAGCCGGAGGATGTGTTGGTGGGGGCGGACTCGGCTCGGGCAGCCATCACCTTCAgcttcttctccatcttctcctgG GGCGCACTGGCTTCCCTGGCCTACCAGCGCTACAAGGCCGGAGTGGACGCCTTCATCCAGAACTATGTGGACCCCACCCCAGACCCCAACACGGCCTATGCCTCCTACCCCAGCGCATCAGTGGATAACTACCAGCAGCCTCCCTTCACTCAGAGTGCAGAGACCACTGAGGGCTACCAGCCGCCGGCCGTGTACTGA
- the Syngr2 gene encoding synaptogyrin-2 isoform X2: MESGAYGAAKAGGSFDLRRFLAQPQVVVRALSMVFALIVFSCIFGEGYSNTPESPQLYCVFNHNEDACRYGCAVGVLAFLASAFFFVVDVYFPQISNATDRKYLVIGDLLFSGRTGFPGLPALQGRSGRLHPELCGPHPRPQHGLCLLPQRISG; this comes from the exons atGGAGAGCGGGGCCTACGGCGCGGCCAAGGCGGGGGGCTCCTTCGACCTGCGGCGCTTCCTGGCGCAGCCGCAGGTGGTGGTGCGCGCCCTGAGCATG GTCTTCGCCTTGATCGTGTTCTCCTGCATCTTCGGCGAGGGCTACAGCAACACCCCCGAGTCCCCCCAGCTGTACTGTGTGTTCAATCACAACGAGGACGCCTGCCGCTACGGCTGCGCCGTCGGTGTGCTGGCCTTCCTGGCCTCCGCCTTCTTCTTCGTGGTTGATGTCTATTTTCCCCAGATCAGCAACGCCACTGACCGCAAGTACCTGGTCATTGGCGACCTGCTCTTCTCAG GGCGCACTGGCTTCCCTGGCCTACCAGCGCTACAAGGCCGGAGTGGACGCCTTCATCCAGAACTATGTGGACCCCACCCCAGACCCCAACACGGCCTATGCCTCCTACCCCAGCGCATCAGTGGATAA